The window AAAAATTAATGGGGGTGTATGTTCATGCTTTTAAGAAAAATCTCGCTTAGTCTATTGTTGATGTCTTTTGTTTTTTTATACCCTAACCCAGCAACTGCTGATGTGGTATCTGAAGCGGAAGTTGTGAGTGCAGTAACAAGTTGGCTAAATGAAACAAATTCGCATTGTGGTGAGGAACTAGGTTCGCAGATAAGCTCAATGAAATATTATAAATCAAATGTTTCAGCCAACTTAGGTTATTATCTGGTGTTGTTAAGCTCAAAAGGATGGATACTTATCCCTAATGATGATTCCTGTTGGCCTATACAACTTTTTGGTGGCGGGGTCATGACGACAGAAAAATTTGAAAACAGTATGTGGTATCAGACATTGGTTTACAATTCTTCTAATGTTGTAAATAAGCAAGGAAATTCAAATGTATTAACGATATTACAGAGTAATAATTGTAACATAAATACAGACATTGATATAATAGTAAATAAAAATAAGTGGAAAACCCTTTTAAATTCAAAACAGCCTAACGGCAAAATATCTGCTTTATCAAGTCCTGAGTTGAATATAAATAGCGCTGATGTTCGGGTTGATCGGGCGTGTGAAAAAAACTCTGTAAATATGGACCTTCTGTGAGAAATCCAATACAACTAGGGCTAATAACGATCCCTGTATAACAAAATTATCAACCTATTAAGTGGCCAGTGTCAATACAAACACTGGCCGCTTTTTATTATTCTTAGCCTATTCAGGCATCCGTCCTTCATACATTACAGCTAGTTCACCAAGGATACTGCGCCAGTTCCTAACTGGCATACTCCATTTCTTGGTTGCTTCAAAAGTAGCAAGATATAAGGCTTTCAGAAGGGCGCCTGCGCTGGGGAATACGCTTCTTTGGCTGTTGAGCCTGCGATAGGTGGAATTAAGGCTTTCTATCGCGTTTGTCGTGTAAATGACCTTTCTTACCTGGCAAGAAAATTTAAATATCGGAGAGATCGTATCCCAGTTGCGCTCCCACCCCTTCACTGCATTTGCATATTTTAATCCCCACTTCTCAGCAACATGCTCCCTCGCTTCCAGCGCATGGGACTCGTCGGGAGCTTGATATATTGTTTTTAGGTCTGCGGCAAATTCTTTGCGGTCTTTTTCAACCACATATTTCATAGTGCTCCTGACCTGATGTATAAGGCAGCGCTGGTATTCAGTCTGCGGGAACGCACTTTCTACTGCTTCGCGCATTCCGCTAAGGCCGTCTGCACAGAGAATGAAGATATCCTTTACACCACGGTTCTTCAGGGAATTCAGGACTGTCAGCCAGTATTTGGCGCTTTCATTTTCTCCCACCTGCAGACAAAGCACTTCTTTTATACCGTTGCTGTTGATTCCAAGTATTACATAGGCTGCGAGCTTCTTTACAGCGTTATCTTCCCTGACAGAATAATGAATCGCATCTATAAAAACAATGGGATAGACTTCGGAGAGTGCCCTGTTCTGCCATTCTTCGATCTGCGGCATTATCTTGTCAGTCACATCCGATATGAAGCCTTCTGAAACGTCGAACCCGTAAATATCCTGTATCGTTGCCGATATCTGACGGGTAGTCATTCCTTTAGCGTACATAGATATTATTTTCTGGTCTATCTCGGAAATATCTTTTTGTCGCTTTCTTACTATCTTAGGATCGAAGCTGGATTCCCTGTCCTGAGGAACGTCTATGCAAAACTCTCCAAAACTTGAGTTTACATGCTTTTGTTTGTATCCGTTGCGGTAGTCGCTGCCTTCTGAACGCTGAGATTTCTTATAACCGAGATGTTCGTCCATCTCAGTCTCCATCATCTCTTTAATCGTACCCCCCAGAAGATCTTTCAGCGCATCCTGGATATCCTTTGCAGATTTGATATCGTATTCCTGAAGTAGGTATCTGATGATATCTCTTTTCCCGTCTGTCATCTGAACTTTGTGAGTAATCTTCTTATCTTTTGCCATTTTAAAGGCCTCCTGTAAGTAATTTTAATTTATCACAGAAGGCCTTTTTGGGCGATTTCTTTATTTACAGAGTTTGTTTCATAGGCTCGGTTGATCGTTTATTAGGCAATGAACAGTATTGGGCACAGTCTTATCCATTTGACTATGAGACTACTTTTTATAAATTAACAGAAAGCACTGATATTAATACACTGCATGCAGGTAATGTTGAGGATAATGAGCAGTATCCAGTTGGCTGTGGCCCGTTATCCGTAGCTCAGTTATTCCATTACTTGATAGCAAAGAAGAACCCAGTATCACTAAGTTCACCAACAACAATCTTTTCAGTCCAGCAAAATTTTGCTTTAGGACAATCAAAAAATAACTTTTATATAAATAGAAAATATTCCTCATTGATAGGTAGCGATGATCAATTTCTAACGCTTGCATTTACGTATCCTCGAATACAGACAAGTTATAATATTGAAGAAATGTCATGTTTTCACGGCGATAATATGACCCCTGCAGTCTCGGCCAAAGTGTCACAATATATAAGCCCAATGATACGTGACATCGGTATTGCGTTTGGTGCAACGTATGACATCGTAAAAGGAACAGCAACAACGTTAAACAATATAAACAATGTGTTTAATGGATTATTAGAATTTCCTAGTAACACTAGTCGGTATGTTATGGCTCCCGGATTTGTAGTTCCTGGACATAATCCAGTTTTCTACTCTATCTATAAAAAGACAATAAATAATACCATAATTACGAACCTTGATTTAGGTTTTCCCGTGTTACTTGCTCTTGATTTAACATCACCATATGAAGGTGGGCACGCAAGTATTGTTGATGGGTATGCATTTGATATGCTCTCAACATCTTCATCTACCCCCTACTTTCATATAGTAAGTGGGTGGTCAAGTCATACAACGTCTCCTGATGTAACCGGGAACTGGATAAAAGATGAAGGGACATGGAGTTACGGATTAACTACTCTTATTCGGGCACAGCGGGAACAGCAAAATATCAATTATGAGATTACACCTTTCGGAATAGCATATAACTTATTCCGTGATTTATCTACAATATCATCAGACCAATTTATTGATTATGCCCAGATGGGAGTTTTAAAACCCGTTGTGTTTAGCGGACGTATAGTGAAACCAAATCAGGTTAAAGGAATGCGCCCAATTCCAGTTATTAACGCTGAGATATCTATTGCATGGGGATTGGGCGGAAGTAGTTGGACTGAAGATTCAAATAAATATACTGTTAAAACTAACGGCAAGGGGATTTTTGCATGTATAGTAGACGGAAGAAACAGAGTCGCGTTGAAGGTAACCAGTCCTGATATAAGTTTTTATAAAATTGAATATAAGACTGTAGAAGAAAATACTTCTTATACGGGAAATGTGGGTGAACTTGATAGTCATATTGCTAATGAATGGCTTGCAGATTTAGTTCCACTAAAAATAGCCGCAGCCACAAGCCAATATGAAACTGCGTCAGATCAAAGCGCGATGTTTGTATCAAAAGGTATGTCCGAGGGAGAAAAATATATAGCAATATCAAAAGATGCCCTGGCAACAGCAGATTTATCATATCTAGGCGATGGCGTCCTCTTCATCGGTTCCGACCCTGCCTTTGACTACAACGGCAACTACGACACGGACACCGTGATCAACGTCATGCAGTTTGTCCGGAATGGCGGCACCGTCGTTACCAGCGGCAAGAGCACGGCCTTCCCCGGGATGGTGGGATTCTCCAAGGGACTGCGTTTCTATTCTTTCTCTGGACTGCCCAAACCTTACGGAGCGACGAAATCTATCAGTACCAGGGTTTCCGCCTGGGCGAACCATATCAAACAGTACATGCACGGACAGGACACGTTCAACATGGTTTCCGCGCTTTCGGCCAGAGATCATTCCCTGATCAGCGACCCCGGCAATACCAGCGCGTTCGCTATCGGCACGTATGTGTTTGAAAGCATGATATGGGGTCCTTGGGGCCCGGAACTGGATTATAACCTTACGTATGTCCCCGCCGGAACGACAATCGAATATGGAGATAACGGCGGCAAGCTTATCTATATCAACGGGGAATTTTCTCTTAACCATGCGGAGGGCGGACTGGCCAGAGATTTTGTGAACGCCTTGATCGATCCCATCCTCTTCAAGGCGGATGACGAGGAGAGCCTCTCTGACGCCGTCGGCGGTGAATACGGCGCGCTCGGCGGACAGCCGGTTGCGATGAACAGCCTCAACCTAAAATCGGTCGTCTATAATAACGGCGTTACCGTAAACAATATCGCCACCAGCGACGATGTGAGCTTTGTCTTTACGGTAACAGACCGTATTGCCGACAGTTCGGCCCCGGACCTTGTAGTATCCGACGACGCGGTGCCAACTTTGACGGTCAGTCTTCGGAATCCGGCTGGCGAGGTTGTCGCCGCGAAACAAACGCCTACCTCTGCGGATAATACTCTGGCCTTCGCCCTTTCGGGCGACGCCGCCGTGGCCGGAGAATGGAAGATGGTAGTGGAGAACGTCTACGGCTTTGACGGACGGCGCGTCGTGGTGGCGGCTTCTATTACGGGAGATTATGACATTGGCGACGCCGTCACGCTCCCGCCCCCTTCCAACGCCGCGATGGCTATGCATCCGCGCGGAGCCGCTGGCGATACTTTTAGTTACCAGCTTGGCGACGGTACCATGACGCTGAGCGATACAGGCCTTAGAAAACTGGCGCTTGGCACGCTGGTAAAGCCTGAATATCTTGATTTTACCCGTGTCGACGACGACCTGGTGGTCCGTATCAAGGGAGGGCTCAACAAGATCAAGCTGCCGGGATGGTTCAAACGTATGGGCTCGGATTTCTTTGAGGTAACCTTCGCCGGAGGCCGGAAACTCAGTGGCCGCGAGGTGAAAAAATTAGCCGTTGTACGCGAACCGGAGATCGACATCACGCCGCTAATGATAGAAGAGCGGCTGCGGGGCACCGATGGCCGCGACAGCCTCTCGGGGAAGACAAAGAACGCATTCCTCTTTGCCGGCAAAGGCGACGACGCCATCAGCGGCGGCAGCGGCGACAACGTCTATTATTACCGCAAGGGCGACGGCAATGACACGATAACGCTTGGAGATAAGAAAAATGTTCTGCGGTTCCATCTGGAGATCGAGCCGGAAGAGGTGACCGCGGCGAGAGACGGCGGCGACATGGTCTTTGACCTCGACGGCGGAAGCGTGAGGATAAAAGACTGGTTCCGGGGCTCAAAGCTTACAAGGATAGAGTTCCCCGGAGGCGTCGTCTGGGACGACCGTGACGTTGAAAAACTTGCCGCAGGCAAGAAGCTGACGCCGCGTGAATATTACCTGGCCCCTCCCGCCGAGCCGAAAGCGGAAGGACTGCCCGCTGGAACAGGCGGCGGCTGTAACAGCGGAATTCCGGTAGTTTCTCTGATGTCTGTGGCGGTTGGCTGGGCTGTAGTTCGCAGACGTAAACGATAGAAGGCTCTTGTAGAAAGAGGGTTTGTTTGTGATAGGTGACAGCGTCTGGTTTCCATAGTGTTTAACTAAAATAGGAGGGGCGAAGCGTACGCCCCTCCTATTCAATGCAGGCTTATATTTTGAACATCTCCGTTACGCGTTCCAGGATGCCGTTCAGCTGCGCGATCGCGATGCCGTAGTTGGTGATGGGTACGCCGGCGGCCTGGGCTTCGACGATGCGGCTCATGAGCTGCTTGCGGTTGAACATGCAGCCGCCGCAGTGGAGTATCAGCGCGTAGTCGCCGAGGTTTTTCGGGAAGTCGAGGCCGGTGGCTATCTCTGTGACGAGCCCCTCTCCGGCTCTTTCGCGCAGCCAGCGCGGCAGTTTTTCGCGTCCGATGTCTTCGTTGAGCGGCGCGTGGGTGCAGGCCTCGGCGATGAGGACTTTATCCGTCGGTTTGAGCTTGTCTATCGCCCTCGCCCCCTCGACGAATACTGAGAGCTCGCCCTTGCTGCGGGCCATGATGATGGAGAACGAGGTGAGCGGCACCTCGCGCGGCAGCAGAGCGTTGACGCGGCCGAAGACCTGCGAGTCGGTGACGACAAGCGCCGGCGGCTCCCTGAGCGCCGCGAGCATTTCGGGCAGCTGGTCGGCGGTACAGGTGAGGGCCATGCCCTTGTGGTCGAGGATGTCGCGTATCACCTGTACCTGCGGCAGTATCAGGCGTCCCTTCGGAGCCTGGATGTCCTGCGGCGCGACGAGCACGACCGACGCGCCGGGGGCGAAGAGGTCGCCGGTCAGCGTAGGCGTCTCAAAGTCGGTGGGGGCGTTTTTGATGATCGCGGAGAGCAGGGCCGGACGGTATTTTTTGTCCAGCGCCGATACCGCCGTGAAGGGGATCCCAAATTCGTCCTCGAGCTCCGTCCTTATTGTATCGGCCCTCTCCGGTGAGATTCTGTCTATCTGATTTAGTACGCCGATGACGGTTATTTTGCGGTCGCGCAGCTCCGCGAGCCATTTTTTCTCAAGCGCGAGCCCCTGCTCGGGGGCAGAGGCCTCCGCCGCGCCGACGACGAGCAGCGCGAGGTCGGTGCGGTTCATCATCTCTTTTGAGCGTTCGATGCGCAGCTCTCCAAGCTCCCCCGTGTCGTCAAGCCCCGCCGTGTCGATGACGGCGATCGGTCCTAGCGGCAGAAGTTCCATGCTCTTGATGACGGGGTCCGTAGTGGTACCCGCGTATTCTGAGACGAGCGCGGTCTGCTGTGCCGTGACCATGTTGATGAGGCTTGACTTGCCCGCGTTGCGCCTGCCGTAGAAGGCGATGTGCAGCCGGTTCGCGCGCGGCGTATCCATAAGCGCCATTTTAGCGCACCAGCTTCCTGACGTCGTCGATTTTCTTGCGCTGGAGGCCGTTGTCTAGCATGAATTTCTGTGTGCGCACCAGCTCTTCGATATCTGCTTTGCGTATTTGCGGGTCGAAGTCGTACCAGGGGTACATCGCCTCAACGCCGGCCATCGGCAGCCCCGTCTCTTTTTGGGTCATCTCTTTCGCCGCCAGCGGGTTTTTCTTCATCCATTCGATGCTTTTTTTGTGTGTCTCCATAAAGGTCTCGACGGCCTTCGGGTATTCTCTGAGAAATTTTTCCGTCGTTGCGATCACGATGGTCGCGTCGACGAGCCCTTCGCCGTTTTTCAGCATTCTCGCGCCGGAGGCGAGGGTGTTATAGGCCGCCGGTCCCGCGAGCAGCGCCGCGTCGACGCTGCCCTTCGCGAGGGCGTTCGCGCCTGAGGGCAGGTCCATCTGTATGAACTGTACATCCTTGACCGTCATGCCCTCTTTTTCGAGGGCGGCGGCGAGCAGCTGGTGGAGTATCGTCCCCTTGGGGCCGGCCACTTTTTTGCCTTTGAGGTCGCGCACAGATTTTATCGCGGGGTCCTTCACGACGATCATGAAGGCTTTGGGTGCGCGGGAGTAGATGCCGACGATTTTTATGTCCAGCCCCTCGGAGGCGGCGAGCAGCGCCGAGGTGGCTCCGAGGCAGCTGGCGATGCCGATTTCGCCCGCCGCGAGCGCGGCGGTCTGCTTCGGCCCCTCCGTCAGTTCGGGGAAGGATAGCGCCACGCCGGGATAGGCCGTCTCAAAGCTTTTGTTATACTTAGCTACGATCGAGGGAACGTTGAGGGGGGCCTTCACATAGGTGATGGCGAGCTTCGCGGGATAGTCCGCCGCAAACGCCCCCGCGGCGAATATCAATACCGCAAGTAATGCCGTGACGATTTTTTTCATTTTATCTTCGCTCCTTTTAAATAAGATCATTTTTTAGACATGACGGCCTTAACGGTGACCGACTTTATCTTACCTAGCTTTCCCGTCAGCGCGCTGATCTGGTCCGGCACGCCGTCAAGGACCACGGAGATTACGCTGACTCCACGTTCCCTGTAGGGTATCCCGAGCCGCCCGACGATTAGGCTGCTGAAGTTGTGCAGCACCTCGTTCACTTCGCGCACGCTGCCCGGGTCTTCGACGATCACCGCCGCGACCCCGATTCTGTTTTCCTCTTTTCTTACCTCGTCCATTCAATCATCCCCGTAAATAAAAGAGCCTTTTCCATAGGGAAAAGACTCTTATCGACAATATCGCGCCGTCCTCTCCCCACCCGCGGAGCGACTCCCCGGGAACGGAAACCAACTCTATTAAAATGTTTTTAATTATTATATATCCAACCGC is drawn from Cloacibacillus porcorum and contains these coding sequences:
- a CDS encoding TM1266 family iron-only hydrogenase system putative regulator encodes the protein MDEVRKEENRIGVAAVIVEDPGSVREVNEVLHNFSSLIVGRLGIPYRERGVSVISVVLDGVPDQISALTGKLGKIKSVTVKAVMSKK
- a CDS encoding ABC transporter substrate-binding protein, which encodes MKKIVTALLAVLIFAAGAFAADYPAKLAITYVKAPLNVPSIVAKYNKSFETAYPGVALSFPELTEGPKQTAALAAGEIGIASCLGATSALLAASEGLDIKIVGIYSRAPKAFMIVVKDPAIKSVRDLKGKKVAGPKGTILHQLLAAALEKEGMTVKDVQFIQMDLPSGANALAKGSVDAALLAGPAAYNTLASGARMLKNGEGLVDATIVIATTEKFLREYPKAVETFMETHKKSIEWMKKNPLAAKEMTQKETGLPMAGVEAMYPWYDFDPQIRKADIEELVRTQKFMLDNGLQRKKIDDVRKLVR
- a CDS encoding calcium-binding protein — its product is MFVSKGMSEGEKYIAISKDALATADLSYLGDGVLFIGSDPAFDYNGNYDTDTVINVMQFVRNGGTVVTSGKSTAFPGMVGFSKGLRFYSFSGLPKPYGATKSISTRVSAWANHIKQYMHGQDTFNMVSALSARDHSLISDPGNTSAFAIGTYVFESMIWGPWGPELDYNLTYVPAGTTIEYGDNGGKLIYINGEFSLNHAEGGLARDFVNALIDPILFKADDEESLSDAVGGEYGALGGQPVAMNSLNLKSVVYNNGVTVNNIATSDDVSFVFTVTDRIADSSAPDLVVSDDAVPTLTVSLRNPAGEVVAAKQTPTSADNTLAFALSGDAAVAGEWKMVVENVYGFDGRRVVVAASITGDYDIGDAVTLPPPSNAAMAMHPRGAAGDTFSYQLGDGTMTLSDTGLRKLALGTLVKPEYLDFTRVDDDLVVRIKGGLNKIKLPGWFKRMGSDFFEVTFAGGRKLSGREVKKLAVVREPEIDITPLMIEERLRGTDGRDSLSGKTKNAFLFAGKGDDAISGGSGDNVYYYRKGDGNDTITLGDKKNVLRFHLEIEPEEVTAARDGGDMVFDLDGGSVRIKDWFRGSKLTRIEFPGGVVWDDRDVEKLAAGKKLTPREYYLAPPAEPKAEGLPAGTGGGCNSGIPVVSLMSVAVGWAVVRRRKR
- a CDS encoding IS256 family transposase, with the translated sequence MAKDKKITHKVQMTDGKRDIIRYLLQEYDIKSAKDIQDALKDLLGGTIKEMMETEMDEHLGYKKSQRSEGSDYRNGYKQKHVNSSFGEFCIDVPQDRESSFDPKIVRKRQKDISEIDQKIISMYAKGMTTRQISATIQDIYGFDVSEGFISDVTDKIMPQIEEWQNRALSEVYPIVFIDAIHYSVREDNAVKKLAAYVILGINSNGIKEVLCLQVGENESAKYWLTVLNSLKNRGVKDIFILCADGLSGMREAVESAFPQTEYQRCLIHQVRSTMKYVVEKDRKEFAADLKTIYQAPDESHALEAREHVAEKWGLKYANAVKGWERNWDTISPIFKFSCQVRKVIYTTNAIESLNSTYRRLNSQRSVFPSAGALLKALYLATFEATKKWSMPVRNWRSILGELAVMYEGRMPE
- the hydF gene encoding [FeFe] hydrogenase H-cluster maturation GTPase HydF — translated: MALMDTPRANRLHIAFYGRRNAGKSSLINMVTAQQTALVSEYAGTTTDPVIKSMELLPLGPIAVIDTAGLDDTGELGELRIERSKEMMNRTDLALLVVGAAEASAPEQGLALEKKWLAELRDRKITVIGVLNQIDRISPERADTIRTELEDEFGIPFTAVSALDKKYRPALLSAIIKNAPTDFETPTLTGDLFAPGASVVLVAPQDIQAPKGRLILPQVQVIRDILDHKGMALTCTADQLPEMLAALREPPALVVTDSQVFGRVNALLPREVPLTSFSIIMARSKGELSVFVEGARAIDKLKPTDKVLIAEACTHAPLNEDIGREKLPRWLRERAGEGLVTEIATGLDFPKNLGDYALILHCGGCMFNRKQLMSRIVEAQAAGVPITNYGIAIAQLNGILERVTEMFKI